Proteins encoded within one genomic window of Naumovozyma dairenensis CBS 421 chromosome 6, complete genome:
- the TAO3 gene encoding Tao3p (similar to Saccharomyces cerevisiae TAO3 (YIL129C); ancestral locus Anc_2.232): MNSGFTFPPQRQPSSDAQSLREQQQNDFNHDHVTETPTSTNNKSFAFPINNQIHVPSVELGLDSTQMSDNHNLINPSDKQSPINQNFQLNNPNVPIIDIPSPIEIPETIPMNNTNFNVATISSDNHTYNNIQNNTFIPAFPSKAMMDPIPEPTTVLTDVSIIQQNFEVSNGPISTPTPILKSNSQENATTPTDSINISINDKYALNLRQQMATDWKNPSEYALHIIFTKFIRATEIKLNLCIQGISNNPDKEPLIVNYLAKEIDPNFDSIIESLGHIAKKKPKPVIDAMMFWRKTKSEIANTAAKDLENFIKEYQIEKDKQSKIIQPRRSPHSENLTRSNSKKKIIPSLNESSPSSTSILHQHKRNVSSKSSMGSNRKSFDNNSMGNSLHPQFRELETLLAQYKLNALQAERKSLISIYILCRVLMEIVIQTPGNSDHELNDKLEEIVFTQLKTTNPLSISSSVIKSTNWNSFAELLGYMSEKKFVSVTDRFISDLEKLPKIISPENEPPIHLLILGMRYIKLQNYPLEKFEESADFMKSLSKFFNISENLSIRLAYSEVINQLLLPLAGTLTAEVNHPTWVEAMTTLLHCSAKFLQSEHSKFWAEGFKLTVSILCASPPTLFTNQWISLIQSNSEKIKTKNMTERVFFARGLSRLIWVYLYRCTETLNNTTKTLTSLLPLYLNKKKKQSWLSPNLELINPLCDTLVSVGYLHPNFLIENAIIPLIRQSFNGATLENMNCEKLMLAINSYKGLLMTTERPEFPGIDNRVYELNLNKTLAEKFYQNEALSQNNEEVSSYFYKLFLLLDSVIGSEVWSPENQHKKQQSTPFGSFGLKNFSNDNDSNINKNHNLMLFAIIIETIPCCLSISANIPYKSTIEILARNAVHADHSIATSSQNALKALASKKNPYTLITWFAKYSFDFDEKTQSSYNMSYLSSAEYHKLLTLYVNLLQCWLNEFQSSNSEETKKTTGLDGIQLLQVDSESDASSESEQLEWKNIVTVIEEVEGNGLFFLCAHDSNIRQLAIKILRIISKFDEAMAEKTINISNGHSRSSSSHFVADQGTRLIDVLNNCDVMSLFQPYMTSLSAIEKSRLVRSNSRFKKGLIVTLAESNFGIDSALWQRVFPRLLSLISKSCPITMALCRSIVCIRLVQVHEIVLHIANSSISNTTTNINDEFLRSKKILPETIINQWKSYLIAACTSLTSTSDQRLHIPTKTMQHGRKKSQQIFTVQHQKIKSAKSIFKMVLPLLNSKHIIIRDAIIAGLSSMNINIYKTYIESIDPFLNCWKEDTNTTSNKTRVEMFHVLTILREFLSDPSINQDEWILKKISGFIKRVKAFLEQESVQISYEYQALRNYFPELLKKYYNTIRTHSLLDQLFPFQARTSTFNYLKEWCGYGEYAHVATERYKIMIQKSESNRDKTAVSSGIEFQRTKLEMLALETMVTLCSDPITKKIEDIPNVPIVLSFDSAALLSWIEALFDSNNETVRNLGVEALENLLDKNTNNAKLFKAVSLQCISSHTHPSVSVLYYTTLCKSVLKLDDLILEEGELVSLGLYGIVSDREETRIYAVDLLSAVETKLHNSSYAKVFKERLANSSKTVYKSTAKEISSIFAELLSQDLCLKIFCNLTRMLDLFPFEAKRDLLVLIVPWVNRFTLKSIEELETFMILNNLFYITIELNNVLLAEIEQLWISLGKGNSFQNIHVSLEYILQLSILHGNPIFVQYARDVVLYLSNVPGGIGVMDSLLNNLEPKAMIPDHKKRIVEPDTTDDSFFVANIWESLNYQGKAIMFSKAQLSIIFLVNLLTNPTESIKSKLSSLLHISICLLDHYVPLIQECASKIVCNLIFGLAPTHEKSEEVVELIRNRNLLWSYDNLFKDKKGARSPKSMDSLIRNLIGIFSAIPDFQTEWQKTALKWATTCSVRHVACRSFQVFRSLLTFLDQKMLKDMLHRLSNTISDSNTDIQGFAMQILMTLNAIMAELDPTYLISFPQLFWSIIACLNSIHEQEFIEVLSCITKFISKIDLDSPDTVQCLIATFPSNWEGRFDGLQPIVMTGLRSSNSFEITLKFLDKLNLLKDSQIIANPDSRLLFALISNLPRFLNAMDKKDFSSIQNATDSLISLSNINNQPSLSRLIDSLAKNKFRSKKDFMSQVVSFISRNYFPTYAAQTLVFFLGLLLNKVDWIKIQTLAILKYVFPLVDLTSPEFTGVGADLISPLLRLLLTKFDTQALEVLDCVPNISGSKMDKDVLRISMGNKDVQSSSITSTTLFGLPEESGWSIPMPTMTAATTRHNVHSVFMTCTNATTDDELAEEPIIMDDVVEFHADGDYGLGRIDTIDSVSVAEEKDASLSHMWAELDNLDSFFTKDSPLNITGSIINIDRR; the protein is encoded by the coding sequence ATGAACTCCGGTTTTACCTTCCCTCCTCAACGTCAGCCATCATCAGATGCGCAAAGTTTGCGGGAACAGCAGCAGAATGACTTTAACCATGATCATGTTACCGAAACTCCTACCAGTACGAATAATAAGAGTTTTGCCTTTCCAattaataatcaaattcatGTCCCTTCAGTAGAATTAGGATTAGACAGCACCCAAATGAGTGATAATCATAACCTTATAAATCCTTCTGATAAACAATCTCCAATAAATCagaattttcaattaaataatccAAATGTCCCAATTATTGATATCCCTTCTCCAATAGAAATTCCAGAAACAATACCCATGAATAACACGAACTTTAACGTTGCTACTATATCTAGTGACAATCATacttataataatattcaaaataatactttTATTCCTGCATTTCCATCTAAAGCAATGATGGATCCAATTCCAGAACCAACGACAGTGTTAACCGATGTAAGTATAATACAGCAAAATTTTGAGGTTTCAAATGGTCCAATATCAACACCTACACCAATTCTGAAGTCCAATTCACAGGAAAACGCTACAACTCCAACAGATTCAATAAACATTTCAATAAATGACAAATATGCTTTAAATTTAAGACAACAAATGGCAACAGATTGGAAAAACCCTTCTGAATATGCTTTGCATATTATCTTCACTAAGTTTATTAGAGCTAcagaaataaaattaaatctTTGCATACAGGGAATAAGTAATAACCCAGATAAGGAACCATTAATTGTCAATTATCTAGCAAAAGAGATAGatccaaattttgataGTATTATAGAGTCATTAGGTCATATAGCTAAAAAGAAACCGAAACCCGTAATCGACGCAATGATGTTTTGgagaaaaacaaaatcaGAAATTGCAAATACAGCTGCTAAAGATTTGGAGAATTTCataaaagaatatcaaaTAGAGAAGGACAAAcaatcaaaaataatacaaccGAGAAGATCCCCTCACTCTGAAAACCTTACTCGTTCAAActccaagaaaaaaataataccatCATTAAACGAATCGTCTCCTTCTTCCACTTCTATATTACATCAACATAAAAGAAACGTTTCTTCGAAATCATCAATGGGTAGTAATCGGAAATCCTTCGATAATAACTCAATGGGTAATAGTCTTCATCCTCAATTTAGagaattagaaacattACTAGCGCaatataaattaaatgCACTACAAGCCGAGAGGAAGTCATTAATAagtatttatattctttgtaGAGTACTTATGGAAATTGTCATACAAACTCCAGGTAATTCTGATcatgaattaaatgataagTTAGAAGAAATCGTGTTTACTCAGCTGAAAACAACAAATCCATTATCAATCTCTTCAAGTGTGATTAAATCTACAAATTGGAATTCCTTTGCTGAATTATTGGGTTATATGTCtgagaaaaaatttgtcTCTGTTACGGATAGATTTATATcagatttagaaaaattaccTAAAATCATTTCACCAGAAAATGAACCACCCATTCATTTATTGATTCTGGGAATGcgatatattaaattacaaaattatcCTCTCgagaaatttgaagaaagtgCTGATTTTATGAAAAGTTTAtcaaaattctttaatatatctGAGAATCTATCAATAAGGTTAGCTTATTCTGAGGTTATTAATCAACTATTACTTCCCTTGGCCGGTACTTTGACAGCTGAGGTAAATCATCCAACCTGGGTCGAGGCAATGACTACTTTATTACACTGTTCCGCAAAGTTTTTACAATCAGAACATAGTAAATTTTGGGCAGAGGGGTTTAAGTTAACAGTGTCCATTTTGTGTGCCTCCCCTCCGACTCTTTTCACCAATCAATGGATAAGTCTTATTCAATCAAACtctgaaaaaataaaaacaaaaaacatGACTGAACGTGTATTTTTTGCAAGAGGCCTCTCAAGACTAATATGGGTTTATCTTTATAGATGTACTGAGactttaaataatacaacaaAAACACTCACTAGCTTACTACCCTTATATTTgaacaaaaagaagaaacaaagtTGGTTATCCCCTAATTTAGAATTAATTAACCCACTGTGTGATACTTTAGTTTCAGTGGGATATCTTCACCCAAATTTCCTAATTGAAAATGCAATAATACCACTAATTAGGCAATCCTTTAATGGTGCTACCTTAGAAAATATGAACTGCGAGAAATTAATGTTAGCCATCAATTCATATAAAGGTCTATTGATGACAACAGAAAGGCCAGAATTTCCAGGAATAGATAATAGAGTCTATGagttaaatttgaataaaactTTAGCGGAAAAATTCTATCAAAATGAAGCGCTTTCACAAAATAACGAGGAAGTatcatcatatttttataaacTGTTTTTATTACTGGATTCCGTTATTGGGTCAGAAGTCTGGTCACCAGAAAATCAACATAAAAAGCAACAATCGACTCCTTTTGGTTCATTTGGGTTAAAGAATTTctcaaatgataatgattcGAATATTAACAAGAACCATAATCTTATGCTTTTTgcaattataattgaaacTATTCCATGTTGCCTTTCAATTTCAGCAAATATCCCATACAAATcaacaattgaaatattggCTAGAAATGCTGTCCATGCGGATCATTCGATTGCAACGAGTTCACAAAATGCATTAAAGGCACTTGCCTCCAAGAAAAATCCATACACTTTGATCACATGGTTTGCTAAGTATTCTTTTGATTTCGATGAGAAAACTCAATCAAGTTATAACATGTCATACTTGTCTTCAGCTGAATATCATAAACTGTTAACCTTATATGTCAATTTGTTACAGTGTTGGTTGAATGAGTTCcaatcttctaattcagAGGAAACTAAAAAAACTACAGGTCTAGATGGTATTCAATTATTACAAGTCGATTCAGAATCTGACGCATCATCGGAAAGCGAACAACTAgaatggaaaaatattgtaaCTGTCATTGAAGAAGTAGAAGGAAATGGATTGTTCTTCCTTTGTGCTCACGATTCTAATATCCGTCAACTAGCCATTAAAATCTTGagaataatttcaaaattcgACGAGGCAATGGCAGAAAAAACcattaatatttctaaCGGCCATTCAAgatcatcttcttctcaTTTCGTCGCAGATCAAGGTACCAGGTTAATTGATGTCTTAAACAATTGCGATGTCATGTCCTTATTTCAACCGTACATGACTTCTTTAAGTGCCATCGAAAAATCAAGGTTAGTCAGATCAAATTCTAGATTTAAAAAGGGCTTAATTGTTACTTTAGCTGAATCAAACTTTGGTATAGATTCTGCTCTATGGCAAAGAGTATTCCCTAGATTACTTTCATTGATTTCTAAATCTTGTCCAATCACGATGGCTCTTTGTCGTTCTATAGTTTGCATTCGTTTGGTACAAGTTCATGAAATTGTGTTACATATCGCAAATAGCAGTATTAGTAATACCACTACCAATATTAATGACGAATTCCTGAGATCCAAGAAGATTCTGCCTGAAACCATTATTAATCAGTGGAAGTCATATTTAATAGCAGCATGTACATCGCTCACTTCTACAAGTGACCAAAGGTTACATATTCCAACAAAGACTATGCAACATGGTCGGAAAAAGAGTCAGCAAATATTTACTGTACAACatcaaaaaatcaaatcagCAAAATCAATCTTCAAAATGGTTTTGCCGTTATTGAATTCTAAGCATATAATTATTCGTGATGCTATTATAGCTGGTCTAAGTTCCATGAATATAAACATTTATAAAACGTACATCGAAAGCATAGATCCCTTCCTTAACTGCTGGAAAGAAGATACTAACACAACATCAAATAAGACTAGAGTGGAGATGTTTCATGTATTAACCATATTGAGGGAATTTCTGAGTGACCCATCAATTAATCAAGATGAATGgattttgaagaagatctCTGGCTTCATTAAACGTGTCAAAGCCTTCTTGGAACAGGAATCTGTTCAAATTTCCTACGAATACCAAGCATTGAGGAATTATTTCCCAGAGCTATTAAAGAAGTACTATAATACAATAAGGACtcattcattattagaCCAATTGTTTCCCTTTCAAGCAAGGACATCTACTTTCAACtatttgaaagaatggTGTGGATATGGCGAATATGCTCATGTAGCCACTGAAAGATACAAGATTATGATCCAAAAATCTGAGTCAAATAGAGATAAAACCGCAGTATCATCTGGTATTGAGTTTCAAAGAACGAAACTAGAGATGTTGGCATTAGAAACAATGGTCACATTATGCTCTGATCCAATTACCAAAAAGATCGAAGATATACCTAACGTACCAATTGTTCTCTCCTTTGACTCTGCAGCATTATTAAGTTGGATCGAAGCACTATTTGATTCCAATAACGAAACTGTGCGGAATCTTGGTGTAGAAGCCCTGGAAAACCTTTTAGATAAAAATACGAATAATGccaaattattcaaagcTGTTAGTTTACAATGTATATCCAGTCATACACATCCTTCAGTTTCTGTGTTGTATTACACGACACTCTGTAAGTCAGTTTTAAAATTGGATGACTTAATTTTAGAAGAAGGTGAGCTTGTTTCGTTAGGTTTATATGGGATAGTTTCTGATAGAGAAGAAACTAGAATATATGCTGTTGATTTACTTTCTGCGGTCGAAACAAAATTGCATAATTCCTCATATGCGAAGGTTTTCAAAGAAAGGCTAGCTAATTCATCTAAGACTGTCTATAAATCTACAGCCAAAGAAATCTCAAGCATTTTCGCAGAACTACTTTCTCAAGATTTATGCCTCAAAATTTTCTGTAATCTGACAAGGATGCTAGATTTATTCCCATTCGAAGCCAAGAGAGATTTATTGGTATTGATAGTACCATGGGTCAATCGTTTTACTTTAAAgtcaattgaagaattagaaacatttatgattttgaataatcttTTCTATATCACCATTGAGTTAAATAATGTGTTACTAGCGGAAATTGAACAGTTATGGATCTCCTTAGGGAAAGGGAActctttccaaaatattcatGTATCGTTGGAATATATCCTTCAATTGTCAATACTTCATGGTAATCCAATATTTGTTCAATATGCAAGGGATGTAGTGTTATATCTTTCTAACGTACCAGGAGGTATTGGTGTAATGGATTCACTCTTGAATAACTTAGAACCAAAGGCTATGATTCCAGATCACAAGAAACGTATAGTTGAACCAGATACTACAGATGATTCATTCTTTGTTGCAAATATATGGGAAAGCTTAAATTATCAGGGGAAAGCAATCATGTTCTCTAAGGCGCAACTTTCAATTATTTTCTTAGTTAATCTGTTGACAAATCCAACCGAATCTATTAAGTCTaaactttcttctttattacACATATCCATATGCCTCTTGGATCATTATGTGCCTTTAATACAAGAATGTGCATCCAAAATCGTTTGTAACTTAATATTCGGTCTAGCACCAACACATGAAAAGTCTGAAGAGGTAGTAGAACTGATAAGAAACCGAAATTTACTTTGGTCttatgataatttattcaaagataAGAAAGGTGCTCGTTCTCCAAAATCTATGGATTCGTTAATTAGAAATCTTATAGGCATATTTTCTGCGATCCCCGATTTCCAGACTGAATGGCAGAAGACTGCTTTGAAATGGGCTACAACGTGTTCAGTGCGTCATGTTGCTTGCAGATCGTTCCAGGTGTTTAGATCGCTACTTACTTTCTTGGATCAAAAGATGTTGAAAGATATGCTACATAGATTATCAAATACAATATCCGATTCTAATACTGATATTCAAGGGTTTGCAATGCAAATTCTAATGACATTAAATGCAATAATGGCTGAACTTGATCCTACCTATTTGATAAGTTTTCCGCAATTGTTTTGGTCAATCATTGCATGTTTAAATAGTATTCACGAGCAAGAGTTCATTGAAGTCCTTTCTTGTATTACAAAGTTCATATCAAAAATTGACCTTGATTCTCCAGATACTGTCCAATGTCTAATTGCAACGTTTCCATCAAATTGGGAAGGAAGATTTGATGGACTACAACCAATTGTTATGACAGGGTTAAgatcatcaaattcatttgaaattactttgaaatttctAGATAAATTGAACCTATTGAAAGATAGCCAAATAATCGCCAATCCTGACTCTAGGCTTTTGTTTGCTCTTATTTCAAATCTACCTCGCTTTCTGAATGCAATGGACAAGAAAGACTTTAGTAGTATACAAAACGCCACTGattctttaatatcattatcgaatattaataatcaACCTTCATTATCGAGATTAATTGATTCGTTAGCGAAAAACAAATTTAGATCTAAAAAAGATTTTATGAGTCAAGTTGTAAGCTttatttcaagaaattatttcCCAACATATGCAGCTCAAACATTAGTGTTCTTCCTTGGCTTACTTTTAAATAAAGTAGATTGGATCAAAATTCAAACACTGGCAATACTAAAATATGTGTTCCCACTCGTGGATTTAACTAGTCCAGAATTTACTGGAGTCGGAGCGGATTTGATTTCTCCATTATTGCGTCTACTATTAACCAAATTCGACACACAAGCATTAGAAGTTCTGGATTGTGTACCAAATATATCAGGAAGTAAAATGGACAAAGATGTGTTACGTATAAGTATGGGTAATAAAGATGTTCAAAGTAGTAGCATAACCAGCACCACATTGTTTGGTTTACCGGAAGAGAGTGGATGGTCAATCCCGATGCCTACAATGACAGCTGCGACTACGAGACATAATGTCCATTCTGTCTTTATGACTTGTACCAATGCAACgactgatgatgaattggCTGAAGAGCCAATAATCATGGATGATGTTGTAGAATTTCATGCTGATGGGGATTACGGCTTGGGCAGAATTGATACTATAGATTCAGTTTCGGTAGCAGAAGAGAAGGATGCTTCTTTGAGCCACATGTGGGCCGAATTAGACAACCTTGATAGTTTTTTCACAAAAGATTCACCTTTGAATATTACTGGCAGtattataaatattgaTAGACGCTGA
- the UBP7 gene encoding ubiquitin-specific protease UBP7 (similar to Saccharomyces cerevisiae UBP7 (YIL156W) and UBP11 (YKR098C); ancestral locus Anc_5.712) encodes MSVHGPSPFTPEYSNELLQKVQSIYHDDIKHYYPQLKLEKLLDLLEHTEYLLELFFTYNKNNTNNKDVLTAFIVGCYYLFLIIPQSIQFQSKNKSYGIYTELKKLYENETHMTNVLLMVKDEIENVLDMDENNNGSDLNHRIIKRQRAYSISINELSNQVKSLSISNSIDQEHINNKTETSLTNQPPNHHLLPIILHCDEEFSNEEINATDFDRASPLWTAPSLEPKDQLKLAYTNNTNTKTNTDNNNGQKDSTANDFPFAPIQMPFDNGSAPDIPPKIPITKATTNIINNSESENNVNEGTMPFTTSSLENINNINNINNYKTIEQTNPDRASNHRKDSYHSIYMVDDGSADGITQYYDSNPYIHSLERLQKQCIITAQELFSILSNPIEKSKLLLIDLRFPKRFSSNHIVAPNLIMIDPMLLWNSKTNTPIYDITTLENLLYEPKARKLLQNRTQFEYIVFYTDNKTYMNTNFDYSFTFFYLLVTSKTNKNIKSAPTHLLGGYDKWKKVLYSYSEQYNFNMGDYLYKPHRHSGDSIKHHDDLVDSHILQPPSWKPPELPLRMRKRPPPPPPVAIPTPPVPHLLTNSTLPPISSTTEQSPGIVLKTKTMTDLHSTKSQQHRNQYLTSYQHQVELARDDETRRKYHQERESLMLTRSRKFSIPTIEKSPNLYVSLSITGLRNLGNTCYINSMLQCLFATRLFRDLFISSKFQSFINDSKFPNTPKISNSFNLLFKKMYLNGGCSVVPTSFLKTCNILRPDLRIPDDQQDTQEFLMIILDRLHDELSNQQEVVNEYPNLLLYDENNLKVQNKEYKHWFDKNVIGNGLSPIDHIFSGQMENSLQCQRCGNSSYNYSTFYVLSLAIPKPSSTTFSRSKRVKLEECINMFTSDEVLSGENAWDCPKCGSSASSTISDSEKLLNVTSSKKKNMSSHNEHHRYKSKFFTLHTRSHRSISPFRKKTSPAAVPSSTKNEPWKSKKLITIKTLNFIVLPPILVIHLSRFYYDLTKKNNTVITYPLILNIVLKNNEVAKYRLYGIVNHSGNLISGHYTSLVNKEPNHDLGSKKQRWYYFDDETVKEERNHGDMDKGILQVSSRDVYVLFYERIYE; translated from the coding sequence ATGTCAGTACATGGACCTTCCCCATTTACCCCTGAATATTCGAACGAATTATTGCAAAAAGTCCAGAGCATATATCATGATGATATAAAACATTATTATCCTCAATTAAAActagaaaaattattagatcTTCTAGAACATACAGAATATTTGCTAGAGTTATTTTTtacatataataaaaataatacgAATAACAAAGATGTCTTGACTGCTTTTATAGTTGGTTGTTATTACCTTTTCCTTATAATACCGCAGTCCATTCAATTCCAatccaaaaataaatcgtatggaatatatacagaattgaagaaactgTACGAAAATGAAACGCATATGACAAACGTGTTACTAATGgttaaagatgaaatcGAAAATGTATTAGACAtggatgaaaataataatgggtCTGATTTGAATCATAGAATCATTAAAAGACAAAGGGCTTATTCAATTTCCataaatgaattatcaaACCAGGTAAAATCTTTATCCATATCAAATTCGATTGATCAAGAAcatatcaataataaaacagAGACCAGCTTGACAAATCAACCCccaaatcatcatcttttaCCTATAATATTGCATtgtgatgaagaattttcCAACGAAGAAATTAATGCTACAGATTTTGATCGGGCGTCTCCGTTATGGACTGCTCCTTCTTTAGAACCGAAAGATCAGTTAAAACTAGCATATACTAACAATACTAATACCAAGACCAATActgataacaataatggCCAAAAAGATAGCACAGCGAACGACTTCCCATTTGCACCAATTCAGATGCCATTTGATAATGGATCAGCCCCTGATATACCTCCAAAGATACCAATAACGAaagcaacaacaaatattatcaataattcCGAATCTGAGAACAATGTAAATGAAGGAACGATGCCATTCACGACATCCTCgttggaaaatattaacaacattaataatatcaataattatAAGACAATAGAACAGACAAACCCTGACAGAGCGTCAAATCATCGGAAAGATTCATACCATTCTATCTATATGGTTGATGACGGAAGTGCAGATGGAATAACTCAATATTATGATTCAAATCCCTATATTCATAGTTTGGAAAGATTACAAAAGCAATGCATAATTACTGCacaagaattattttctattctttcaaatccCATTGAAAagtcaaaattattattaattgatttaagATTTCCCAAaagattttcttcaaaCCATATAGTGGCACCAAATTTAATTATGATAGACCCAATGTTATTATGGAATTCTAAAACAAACACGCCCATTTATGATATAACAACGTTAGAAAATCTATTATATGAACCCAAAGCTAGAAAACTATTACAAAACAGAACTCAGTTTGAATATATCGTCTTCTACACAGATAATAAAACCTATATGAATACAAATTTCGATTACAGTTTTACttttttctatttattAGTCACATCAAAGActaacaaaaatattaaatcaGCTCCAACTCATTTATTAGGTGGATATGACAAATGGAAAAAAGTGTTATATTCGTATTCTGAACAATATAACTTCAATATGGGTGATTACCTTTATAAACCACACCGTCATAGCGGAGATAGTATAAAACATCATGATGACCTAGTAGATTCTCATATTTTACAACCTCCTTCATGGAAACCGCCAGAATTGCCACTTCGTATGAGAAAGAGGCCACCTCCACCACCACCTGTAGCAATACCAACACCACCAGTACCACATTTATTGACCAACTCTACGTTACCCCCAATATCTTCCACAACTGAGCAAAGTCCGGGAATTGTCCTCAAGACTAAGACGATGACAGATTTACATTCAACAAAATCCCAACAACATAGAAACCAATATTTAACATCATATCAACATCAAGTGGAATTGGCAAGAGACGATGAAACGAGGagaaaatatcatcaagAACGTGAATCACTGATGTTAACAAGGTCAAGGAAATTCTCTATACCGACTATTGAGAAAAGCCCCAATTTATACgtttcattatcaattaCAGGTTTAAGAAATTTAGGTAATACATGTTATATCAATAGTATGTTACAATGTTTATTTGCTACACGGTTATTCAGAGATCTATTtatatcatcaaaatttcaatcattcattaatgatTCTAAATTCCCAAATACGCCAAAGATatctaattcatttaaccttttattcaagaaaatgtATTTGAATGGTGGTTGTTCTGTGGTTCCAACATCTTTCCTGAAGACTTGCAATATCTTAAGACCAGATTTAAGAATACCAGATGATCAACAAGATACTCAAGAGTTTTTGATGATTATATTAGATAGATTACACGATGAATTATCAAATCAACAAGAAGTGGTAAATGAATatccaaatttattattgtatgatgaaaacaatttaaaagttcaaaataaagaatataagCATTGGTTTGATAAGAATGTAATTGGTAATGGATTATCGCCAATTGATCATATATTTTCAGGTCAAATGGAAAATTCTTTACAATGTCAAAGATGTGGAAATTCTTCATATAATTATTCGACATTTTACGTGTTGTCATTAGCCATACCCAAACCATCATCAACAACTTTTAGTCGATCTAAGAGGGTTAAATTGGAAGAGTGTATTAATATGTTTACCAGTGATGAAGTATTGTCAGGTGAAAATGCATGGGATTGTCCCAAATGTGGTTCATCTGCatcttcaacaatttcTGACTCCGAAAAACTATTGAATGTTACCAGTagtaaaaagaaaaacatgTCTTCACATAATGAACATCATAGATACAAatctaaatttttcactttacATACTAGATCTCATCGTTCTATATCACCTTTTAGGAAAAAGACTTCACCAGCAGCGGTACCTTCGTCTACTAAGAATGAGCCCTGGAAATCAAAAAAACTAATTACCATCAAGACGTTAAATTTTATTGTTCTACCACCAATATTGGTTATTCATCTTTCTAgattttattatgatttgacgaagaaaaataataccgTTATTACATATCCACTTATATTGAAcattgttttgaaaaataatgaagttgCCAAATATAGATTGTATGGTATAGTTAATCATAGTGGGAATTTGATTAGTGGTCATTATACATCTTTAGTCAACAAGGAGCCTAATCATGACTTGGGTTCGAAAAAGCAAAGatggtattattttgatgatgaaaccGTGAAAGAAGAACGAAACCATGGAGATATGGATAAAGGTATCTTACAAGTTTCAAGTCGCGACGTATATGTTCTGTTTTATGAAAGAatatatgaataa